A genome region from Nocardia sp. NBC_00565 includes the following:
- a CDS encoding YbaB/EbfC family nucleoid-associated protein yields MYETMDELMASVQRRLYRIRDLTDDMAGVRGRETAPDGSITVEVDGNGTLLDLQFSQAVSTMTPAEFESTLVATAAAAARRAFDRRSELVTAFNEEVAE; encoded by the coding sequence ATGTACGAGACCATGGATGAATTGATGGCCAGCGTGCAGCGGCGGCTGTATCGAATTCGGGATCTGACCGACGATATGGCGGGGGTACGTGGCCGGGAGACGGCACCGGACGGCTCCATCACCGTCGAGGTCGACGGCAACGGTACGTTGCTGGATCTGCAATTCTCCCAGGCCGTTTCGACGATGACGCCGGCCGAATTCGAGTCGACGCTGGTGGCGACGGCGGCCGCGGCGGCGCGGCGGGCATTCGACCGGCGTAGCGAACTGGTCACCGCGTTCAACGAGGAAGTCGCCGAGTAG
- a CDS encoding WXG100 family type VII secretion target, which translates to MSGEGVHVEEATAKKAEEYMASAVDNMQRTLKKIDDEVAAATHWEGDAKAAFVAASTNWAQHSQELHKKLDAITQQVGHGTQEYIKMEQENQEGFQHISL; encoded by the coding sequence ATGAGTGGTGAAGGTGTACACGTAGAAGAAGCGACCGCGAAGAAGGCCGAGGAGTACATGGCTTCCGCGGTCGACAACATGCAGCGGACGCTGAAGAAGATCGACGACGAGGTCGCCGCGGCGACCCACTGGGAAGGCGATGCGAAGGCGGCGTTCGTCGCGGCCTCGACCAACTGGGCCCAGCACTCGCAGGAGCTGCACAAGAAGCTCGATGCCATAACCCAGCAGGTCGGTCACGGTACCCAGGAATACATCAAGATGGAGCAGGAAAACCAAGAGGGCTTCCAGCACATCAGTCTGTAA
- a CDS encoding PPE domain-containing protein → MIEPPQPGFTGVVWGAREPDRLARELATGPGAVPMAEAGAAWTRLAAGFGTAVAEYELIVAALRGAWQSSTSGPVLDRVSMLRDWLADAATAAGNNASRAETQAAAYELARLTMPHTAEIAAIQAVQRMLESIGGAIGAPLKAVAAQTDTDADLAKAAASRVMQTYEAATEPLATPWIQQEPPVIASPAALAVEEASATVSGPSMTMPALPGITPGMFMPGGLAAVATPAKLRPYRAPVVTEAPQPVEMATPQPVSTSSASASALPMVPGAMAPGATGQDEEYAPRAAAVTGDAIGADLGIAAAPAVLGAPEAPAAPTGQTASGGAT, encoded by the coding sequence ATGATCGAACCACCGCAGCCCGGTTTCACCGGTGTGGTCTGGGGCGCGCGCGAGCCGGATCGGCTGGCGCGCGAACTGGCCACCGGTCCCGGCGCGGTACCGATGGCTGAGGCCGGTGCCGCGTGGACCCGGCTGGCTGCCGGCTTCGGTACGGCGGTTGCCGAATACGAACTGATCGTCGCGGCGCTGCGCGGCGCATGGCAGTCGAGCACCAGCGGACCGGTGCTGGACCGGGTCTCGATGTTGCGCGACTGGCTCGCCGATGCCGCGACGGCGGCGGGCAATAACGCGTCGCGCGCCGAAACTCAGGCCGCCGCTTATGAATTGGCTCGGCTGACCATGCCGCACACCGCCGAGATCGCGGCCATCCAGGCCGTGCAGCGGATGCTCGAATCGATCGGCGGCGCGATCGGCGCACCGCTGAAAGCCGTTGCGGCGCAGACCGATACCGACGCCGATCTGGCGAAGGCGGCGGCCTCGCGGGTGATGCAGACCTACGAGGCGGCCACCGAGCCGTTGGCGACACCCTGGATTCAGCAGGAGCCGCCGGTGATCGCGTCGCCGGCGGCGTTGGCGGTCGAAGAGGCGAGCGCGACGGTGTCCGGACCGTCCATGACCATGCCCGCGCTGCCGGGGATCACGCCGGGGATGTTCATGCCGGGCGGCCTCGCTGCGGTCGCGACGCCCGCGAAACTGCGGCCCTATCGGGCGCCGGTCGTCACCGAGGCGCCCCAGCCTGTGGAAATGGCGACACCGCAACCGGTTTCGACCTCGAGCGCGAGTGCCAGTGCGCTGCCGATGGTTCCCGGCGCGATGGCGCCGGGCGCGACGGGACAGGACGAGGAGTACGCGCCGCGCGCGGCGGCGGTGACCGGTGACGCCATCGGCGCCGATCTCGGTATCGCCGCCGCCCCGGCCGTCCTCGGCGCACCGGAAGCGCCCGCGGCGCCCACCGGCCAGACGGCATCCGGCGGTGCCACATGA
- a CDS encoding ESX secretion-associated protein EspG, whose amino-acid sequence MTTMTNDGLLAVAERLGVQTLPLVLSIGPQQDSFDEWCAAQQRAVTELRGAGVLDAEGEVESELAEAMCTLAQPDRELVARSYASTPDEQPVVTRICLARRGESHAVAVRTGDTFDVRTVWADGSGAALVRPLLDALGPSAPAEVVNFSALSTELSERLATARTSEDYADAVYALGVADRDATAYGLAFASCHTFAEIVAYAHLDGTSTRPPGAVAVYDTGRGRIVAAPGIAADQQIWSTVTPGTDHRIAQAISTLIESLPGGRWLPQ is encoded by the coding sequence ATGACCACCATGACCAACGATGGACTGCTCGCGGTCGCCGAACGGCTCGGCGTGCAGACCCTGCCACTGGTGCTTTCAATTGGGCCGCAACAGGATTCGTTCGACGAATGGTGTGCGGCCCAGCAGCGCGCGGTGACCGAATTGCGCGGCGCCGGCGTGCTCGACGCCGAGGGCGAGGTCGAATCCGAACTGGCCGAGGCCATGTGCACGCTGGCTCAGCCCGATCGCGAGCTGGTCGCCCGCAGCTATGCCAGCACCCCCGACGAGCAGCCGGTGGTGACCCGAATCTGCCTGGCCCGTCGCGGCGAAAGCCATGCCGTCGCGGTGCGCACCGGCGACACCTTCGACGTGCGCACCGTGTGGGCGGACGGCTCGGGTGCGGCGCTGGTGCGGCCGCTGCTGGATGCGCTCGGCCCGTCCGCGCCCGCGGAGGTCGTCAATTTCAGCGCCCTGTCGACCGAGCTGAGCGAGCGGCTCGCGACGGCGCGGACCTCCGAGGATTACGCGGACGCGGTCTACGCCCTCGGCGTCGCCGATCGCGATGCCACCGCCTACGGGCTGGCCTTCGCCTCCTGCCATACCTTCGCCGAGATCGTGGCCTATGCCCATCTCGACGGCACGAGCACCCGGCCGCCCGGCGCGGTCGCGGTCTATGACACCGGACGCGGTCGCATTGTGGCCGCGCCCGGGATTGCTGCGGATCAGCAGATCTGGTCCACGGTGACACCGGGCACCGATCACCGGATCGCGCAAGCGATTTCGACACTGATCGAATCTTTGCCTGGGGGAAGGTGGCTTCCGCAGTAG
- a CDS encoding ESX secretion-associated protein EspG translates to MNRTWKFTDLEFYAQWFAEIGEALPWPFFFTTDVPTEEQFEALRFEALERLRRTLHGSFDDAMAAIVNPDVLIAVNGWDGCEPRKPETLLRVLAVRRATRGYVVAQLPGKTYWHAGGFTVVECDAVALGDAVVALLPETEPGKQADIVLATADRDDERDYSFGKSAVHDSFDDSVAERAERFLEAPTPSIGTIDIVQGRSLFGPRGVTRHRLEWRDLAEDGRYVIDDQNPPLAVAADKKRLTTMVNTRIAAIVRAIKDERV, encoded by the coding sequence ATGAATCGGACCTGGAAGTTCACCGACCTCGAGTTCTACGCGCAGTGGTTCGCGGAGATCGGTGAAGCGCTGCCGTGGCCGTTCTTCTTCACCACCGACGTGCCGACGGAGGAGCAGTTCGAGGCACTGAGGTTCGAGGCGTTGGAGCGGCTGCGGCGCACACTGCACGGGTCGTTCGACGATGCCATGGCCGCGATCGTGAACCCCGACGTCTTGATCGCGGTCAACGGCTGGGACGGGTGCGAGCCGCGTAAACCGGAGACTCTGCTGCGGGTGCTCGCCGTCCGGCGCGCGACCCGTGGCTATGTGGTAGCCCAGCTGCCGGGCAAAACCTATTGGCATGCAGGAGGTTTCACTGTCGTCGAATGCGATGCCGTCGCATTGGGCGATGCCGTGGTCGCGCTGCTGCCCGAGACCGAGCCGGGTAAGCAGGCCGATATCGTGCTGGCCACCGCGGACCGCGACGACGAACGGGACTATTCGTTCGGCAAGTCGGCGGTGCACGACTCCTTCGACGATTCGGTCGCCGAGCGGGCCGAACGTTTCCTCGAAGCGCCGACGCCGAGCATCGGAACCATCGATATCGTCCAGGGCCGTTCGCTATTCGGCCCGCGCGGGGTCACTCGGCATCGGCTGGAATGGCGGGATCTGGCCGAAGACGGCCGCTACGTGATCGATGACCAGAACCCGCCGCTGGCCGTGGCCGCCGACAAGAAGCGCCTGACCACGATGGTCAACACCAGGATCGCCGCCATCGTGCGCGCGATCAAGGACGAGCGAGTCTGA
- a CDS encoding PE family protein has product MASGGRDFDGVLFDPAAARDAAARLDGLAARLEAELREGSPALTVPPSGADEVSVRASQTMNDVAASYGDSAAAGIVELRKLAATLRSQAAQFGRAEHDSVADFGVPGAA; this is encoded by the coding sequence ATGGCAAGCGGCGGTAGGGATTTCGATGGTGTGCTGTTCGACCCGGCGGCGGCCCGTGACGCCGCCGCCCGGCTCGACGGACTGGCGGCACGGCTGGAAGCGGAACTGCGGGAGGGCTCGCCCGCGCTGACGGTGCCGCCCTCGGGTGCCGACGAGGTGTCGGTGCGGGCGTCGCAGACGATGAACGATGTCGCGGCGTCCTACGGCGACAGCGCGGCGGCCGGAATCGTGGAACTGCGGAAGTTGGCGGCGACGCTGCGGTCGCAGGCCGCGCAGTTCGGTCGCGCCGAGCACGACAGCGTCGCCGACTTCGGCGTCCCCGGCGCGGCCTGA
- a CDS encoding WXG100 family type VII secretion target yields MAGEASNPWSGLKNQAKSGVFKIDPKVAPDAAQFVADAMSVFDIAAGDTKGPYQAGDTQGLNQYKDMQTVDHFGNLGSGKIISHAFSEAATELLTKKLPAYKKSLQDLGEAFVIAGHMVTKAEQTSESVFNELKSKTAPKYHDAADQIMMRKAPNGAGGRYTWVDVDPEMPTTDGKQFDGKALEQKGPATRVVDPQLEPAESLTYYKATAMYWSLVDKPNGLLSMGGDWTRMAARLEMGFADLGSNIDLLVKDRWQGDGSKAAKSAVDKYVTASRQLTGDMRQIGTLLVDGATWTINFRQTLPQPDAKTGKYEAITPEQENAATKAAQAGFRAWYRRGIQASTVLPVLPPPTGIPGMDQRTTGGGTPGGGTPGGGTGGSTAANNAAAQQRAAQTAAEQRKAIEQAQEQAKQQQAELEKQRQQAQQEAAQQQAQQAQEAAQQQAQQAAQQAAAQAQDALKQGLDGAKSAAEQAAQQASAAAAKDMQSAGLAGLPSALSALGKDALKAGGSAGAGKGGGGAGAGGSGAGAGLSPNSLSSKLFPRAGLGDAAAAATAARAGLATAGQPGTPGGMGPAGHGAGQGQNKEHKRAGYLDSVEHIEEALGDAPVVVKPVVEQ; encoded by the coding sequence ATGGCCGGCGAAGCTAGCAATCCGTGGTCGGGCCTGAAGAATCAGGCGAAGAGCGGCGTGTTCAAGATCGATCCCAAGGTGGCCCCGGACGCGGCGCAATTTGTCGCCGACGCGATGAGCGTGTTCGATATCGCCGCCGGGGATACGAAAGGGCCCTACCAGGCCGGTGACACCCAAGGCTTGAACCAGTACAAGGACATGCAGACCGTCGACCATTTCGGCAATCTCGGCTCCGGCAAGATCATCTCGCACGCCTTCTCCGAAGCCGCGACCGAACTGCTCACCAAGAAACTGCCCGCGTACAAGAAATCGCTGCAGGATCTCGGCGAGGCCTTCGTCATCGCCGGACATATGGTGACCAAGGCCGAACAGACCTCGGAATCGGTCTTCAACGAGCTCAAAAGTAAGACCGCGCCCAAATACCACGACGCCGCCGACCAGATCATGATGCGCAAGGCGCCGAACGGGGCGGGCGGGCGCTATACCTGGGTCGATGTCGATCCCGAGATGCCAACGACCGACGGCAAACAATTCGACGGCAAAGCGCTCGAACAAAAAGGTCCGGCAACCCGAGTCGTCGATCCCCAACTGGAGCCCGCCGAGTCGCTGACCTACTACAAGGCGACCGCGATGTATTGGTCGCTGGTGGACAAGCCCAATGGACTGCTGTCGATGGGCGGCGACTGGACCAGAATGGCGGCCCGCCTGGAGATGGGTTTCGCCGACCTGGGCAGCAATATCGATCTGCTCGTCAAGGATCGGTGGCAGGGTGACGGTTCCAAGGCGGCGAAGAGTGCCGTGGACAAGTACGTCACTGCGAGTAGGCAATTGACGGGCGATATGCGCCAGATCGGAACGCTGCTCGTGGACGGGGCGACGTGGACGATCAATTTCCGCCAGACCCTGCCGCAGCCGGACGCCAAAACCGGTAAGTACGAGGCCATTACGCCCGAGCAGGAAAACGCGGCGACCAAAGCGGCACAGGCCGGATTCCGGGCCTGGTACCGACGGGGCATCCAGGCCAGCACCGTGCTGCCCGTGCTCCCGCCGCCCACCGGCATCCCGGGGATGGACCAGCGGACCACCGGCGGCGGCACCCCCGGCGGCGGCACCCCCGGTGGCGGCACCGGCGGGAGCACGGCGGCGAATAACGCGGCCGCTCAGCAGCGGGCTGCCCAGACGGCGGCCGAGCAGCGCAAGGCGATCGAGCAGGCGCAGGAGCAGGCAAAACAGCAGCAGGCAGAGCTCGAGAAGCAGCGACAGCAGGCCCAGCAGGAAGCCGCACAGCAACAAGCCCAGCAGGCGCAGGAAGCCGCACAGCAGCAAGCCCAGCAAGCCGCGCAACAGGCGGCCGCCCAGGCGCAGGATGCCTTGAAGCAGGGCCTCGACGGCGCGAAGTCGGCGGCCGAACAGGCCGCCCAGCAGGCATCAGCCGCGGCGGCCAAGGATATGCAGTCCGCGGGCCTTGCCGGACTGCCCTCCGCGCTGTCGGCGTTGGGCAAGGATGCGCTCAAGGCGGGTGGCAGCGCGGGTGCGGGCAAGGGCGGTGGTGGCGCGGGTGCGGGCGGCAGCGGTGCCGGCGCGGGCCTTTCGCCGAATAGCCTGAGCTCCAAGCTGTTCCCGCGCGCGGGGCTCGGTGACGCGGCCGCGGCCGCGACCGCCGCACGCGCGGGCCTGGCGACGGCAGGTCAGCCGGGCACGCCCGGCGGCATGGGGCCCGCGGGCCACGGTGCCGGCCAGGGGCAGAACAAGGAACACAAGCGGGCCGGGTATCTGGATTCGGTCGAGCACATCGAGGAGGCGCTCGGCGATGCCCCCGTCGTCGTCAAACCTGTTGTGGAGCAATGA
- the eccB gene encoding type VII secretion protein EccB: protein MPAQLTTKAQVNGYRFLLRRLDHALVRRDVRMLHDPMRSQVRSMLVGAVLGLLVVAGAAILAFLRPQGSIGDANIVIGKDSGALYVVVAESAQDKDDKRLHPVLNLASARLISGSSESPKSVKDAKLSSLPRGPMLGIPGAPAALPGSKQGGRSDWSLCETVQLSVTGSAASATGVQTSIFAGKPQLDERIRTMGASDALLVRRGDKTYLIYDGKRAEVDPGNSVMARSLNLAGYKPRPVGTGMLDAAIAVPPLAVPDIPRAGQPGPAKLSDVPVGGVITVGGMGRTDQSQLYVVLADGVQPVTDFAAQVIRTANSQGMREIKAEPPDVLTNMPVLHTLSLDHFPANTPKILSAEDAPVTCLTWAKGCEPDNDATESPTDRATLGLLAGNRLPLPGSAQPVRLATSDGTGDRVDTAYIPPSSGEFVQVTGTEPGSLRRGGLFYVADNGIRYGIPDVATAKVLGLTDDPRLAPWSIIGQLVPGPTLSKNDALVERDILPVGN, encoded by the coding sequence GTGCCCGCTCAGCTGACGACCAAGGCCCAGGTCAACGGGTACCGTTTTCTGCTGCGCCGGCTCGATCACGCGCTGGTCCGGCGTGATGTCCGGATGCTGCACGACCCCATGCGATCTCAGGTGCGTTCGATGCTGGTCGGGGCGGTCCTCGGCCTGCTGGTGGTGGCCGGAGCGGCCATCTTGGCGTTTCTGCGCCCGCAGGGTTCGATCGGCGACGCGAACATCGTGATCGGCAAGGATAGCGGCGCTCTGTATGTCGTGGTGGCCGAGTCCGCGCAGGACAAGGACGATAAGCGCCTGCATCCGGTGCTCAACCTGGCCTCGGCCCGGCTGATCAGCGGCAGCAGCGAATCGCCGAAGTCGGTGAAGGACGCCAAACTTTCGTCGCTGCCGCGCGGTCCGATGCTCGGCATCCCCGGCGCACCGGCGGCGCTGCCCGGTTCGAAGCAGGGCGGCCGCTCGGACTGGTCGTTGTGCGAAACGGTGCAGCTCTCGGTCACCGGCAGCGCGGCCTCGGCCACGGGTGTGCAGACCTCGATCTTCGCGGGCAAACCCCAACTGGACGAACGCATTCGGACCATGGGCGCTTCGGACGCGCTGCTGGTGCGGCGCGGCGATAAGACCTACCTGATCTACGACGGCAAACGCGCCGAGGTCGACCCGGGCAACTCGGTCATGGCCCGTTCGCTGAACCTGGCCGGATACAAGCCGCGACCGGTCGGCACCGGCATGCTGGATGCCGCCATCGCCGTGCCGCCGCTGGCCGTGCCGGACATCCCGCGCGCCGGACAGCCCGGCCCAGCAAAGCTTTCCGATGTGCCGGTCGGCGGTGTCATCACCGTCGGCGGTATGGGCCGCACCGATCAGTCCCAGCTGTACGTAGTGCTCGCCGACGGTGTGCAGCCCGTCACCGATTTCGCCGCGCAGGTCATCCGCACCGCGAATTCCCAAGGTATGCGCGAGATCAAAGCGGAGCCGCCGGACGTGCTGACCAATATGCCGGTGCTGCACACGCTGTCCCTCGACCACTTCCCGGCGAACACCCCGAAGATCCTGTCCGCCGAGGACGCCCCGGTCACCTGTCTGACCTGGGCGAAGGGATGTGAACCGGATAACGACGCGACCGAAAGCCCCACCGACCGTGCCACCCTCGGCCTGCTCGCAGGCAACCGGCTGCCACTGCCCGGCTCGGCCCAACCGGTGCGCCTGGCCACCTCCGACGGCACCGGCGATCGGGTCGACACCGCCTACATTCCGCCGTCATCGGGTGAGTTCGTGCAGGTAACCGGAACGGAGCCGGGCAGTTTGCGCCGCGGTGGCCTGTTCTATGTGGCGGACAACGGCATTCGCTACGGCATCCCGGACGTCGCCACCGCCAAGGTGCTCGGCCTGACCGACGACCCGCGGTTGGCCCCGTGGTCGATCATCGGCCAATTGGTGCCGGGGCCAACGTTGTCCAAGAACGATGCGCTGGTCGAGCGCGATATCCTGCCCGTCGGAAACTGA
- a CDS encoding type VII secretion target: MSEVVATPDAIRAYGDAAVAMATGVASAGAFDQVATVAAAAPVFGLIGQDFLMAFAYAQSNHVSSVFELAGVHAGTALTAHEGAAAYEAAEAASGTEFGAV, translated from the coding sequence ATGAGTGAAGTCGTAGCAACGCCTGATGCGATTCGCGCGTACGGGGACGCGGCGGTGGCGATGGCGACCGGGGTGGCCTCAGCGGGTGCGTTCGACCAGGTGGCGACGGTCGCGGCGGCCGCGCCGGTATTCGGCTTGATCGGCCAGGACTTTCTGATGGCCTTCGCCTACGCACAATCCAATCACGTGAGTTCGGTGTTCGAACTCGCCGGTGTGCACGCGGGTACCGCGTTGACCGCGCATGAGGGCGCCGCCGCCTATGAGGCGGCCGAGGCGGCATCGGGCACCGAATTCGGCGCTGTGTAG
- the eccE gene encoding type VII secretion protein EccE, with product MNSTNTSLRDPEFWLLRQIPLRLMIPLALIAATAAWIATALGAPTAAVIAIGAVVLIGGAVPVRRREPRNIVGILARAIAFRWRRTRPGPADTGQAAFDVPLPEGGSYGVRWDGDLLLTMLRIDPPPDALTLLRRGSLSTDQVLPLTEIGRCLSQFDINLASIDVISTGARTAGGGPVAQLYDRILGPLPAIAYRTVWLVLRLDPLANAEAVDNRGGGGAGALRTAIIATRRVANRLAARDISVSVLTATEMNSAVRQLTRGIALDGFVETPKSLVHAGIHLTSYEIGPELIGSRGFADIWATPSLATTVTVRLRRGTGRPGDEPASPPITLGALVRFDTTAEPVEPPVPGLRTLPGEQFRALLDCLPARTARRDGDSAGNYRGPLAALDDIAVPTAGCGQLIGADNAGQGIAVPLIGDGTRHLEVIGRLDLAQQVILRAIALGAHTVVHTDRPEAWQSMVANVDAPHSLSLAPRFAGAGHNVAPTPPRPGVPIPTATVVVFDGIAPTALTGGATIVHVRAPEQPEGRFDADIILVQDVSAPNLITVRTSTASATVNMVTTPDEMRYIGESLAAAR from the coding sequence GTGAACTCGACGAATACATCGTTACGTGATCCGGAATTCTGGCTGCTGCGCCAAATCCCTTTGCGACTGATGATCCCGCTCGCGCTGATCGCTGCGACGGCGGCCTGGATCGCCACCGCGCTCGGTGCGCCGACCGCCGCCGTCATCGCCATCGGCGCGGTCGTACTCATCGGCGGCGCGGTGCCGGTGCGCCGACGCGAGCCCCGCAATATCGTCGGCATCCTGGCGCGCGCGATCGCCTTTCGCTGGCGGCGGACCCGGCCCGGCCCCGCCGATACCGGCCAGGCCGCCTTCGATGTGCCGCTGCCCGAGGGCGGCAGCTACGGCGTGCGCTGGGACGGCGATCTGCTGCTCACCATGTTGCGCATCGACCCGCCACCGGATGCGCTGACGCTGTTGCGGCGCGGCTCGCTGTCCACCGACCAGGTGCTGCCACTCACCGAGATCGGTCGCTGCCTCAGCCAGTTCGATATCAACCTGGCCTCGATCGATGTGATCAGCACCGGCGCGCGGACCGCGGGCGGCGGTCCGGTGGCCCAGCTCTACGACCGCATCCTCGGCCCGCTGCCCGCCATCGCGTATCGCACGGTGTGGCTGGTGCTGCGGCTGGATCCGCTGGCCAATGCCGAGGCGGTGGACAACCGCGGCGGGGGTGGCGCCGGCGCGCTGCGGACCGCGATCATCGCGACCCGCCGGGTGGCCAATCGACTCGCCGCCCGCGACATCTCGGTCTCGGTGCTGACTGCGACCGAAATGAACAGCGCGGTGCGCCAACTCACCCGCGGCATCGCATTGGACGGTTTCGTCGAAACCCCGAAGTCGCTGGTACACGCGGGCATTCACCTCACCAGCTACGAGATCGGCCCGGAGCTGATCGGATCGCGCGGCTTCGCCGATATCTGGGCGACCCCGAGCCTGGCAACCACCGTGACCGTGCGACTGCGGCGGGGTACCGGTCGCCCGGGTGACGAGCCCGCTTCCCCGCCGATCACCCTGGGTGCGCTGGTCCGTTTCGACACCACGGCCGAACCGGTCGAGCCGCCCGTGCCCGGACTGCGCACGCTGCCGGGTGAACAGTTCCGCGCCCTGCTGGACTGCCTGCCCGCCCGCACCGCCCGCCGCGACGGCGACAGTGCGGGTAACTACCGCGGCCCGCTCGCCGCACTCGACGACATCGCGGTGCCCACCGCCGGTTGCGGTCAGCTGATCGGCGCCGATAACGCCGGCCAGGGCATCGCGGTGCCGCTGATCGGCGATGGCACCCGGCATCTCGAGGTCATCGGCAGGCTGGACCTGGCCCAGCAGGTGATCCTGCGCGCAATCGCACTCGGCGCGCATACCGTCGTGCACACCGACCGGCCCGAGGCCTGGCAGTCCATGGTCGCGAATGTCGATGCGCCGCACTCGCTCTCGCTCGCGCCACGGTTCGCGGGGGCTGGTCATAATGTCGCTCCGACACCGCCGCGGCCCGGCGTGCCCATCCCGACGGCGACCGTCGTGGTCTTCGATGGCATCGCGCCCACCGCGCTGACCGGCGGCGCGACCATCGTGCACGTCCGCGCGCCGGAACAGCCGGAGGGTCGGTTCGATGCCGATATCATTCTGGTGCAGGATGTTTCGGCTCCCAACCTGATCACGGTGCGGACCTCGACAGCGAGCGCGACGGTCAATATGGTCACCACCCCCGACGAGATGCGCTACATCGGCGAATCCCTCGCCGCGGCACGGTAA
- a CDS encoding WXG100 family type VII secretion target: MTMAYAKGPMQALYNDLVTLHGDLIKYGSDMEDAGGVLKVAWEGNVAHASFKTVYDAWHTEYGDTLTSLNNVAAAVENSLHRALGTDGKIGDGFGA; encoded by the coding sequence ATGACGATGGCATACGCCAAGGGCCCGATGCAGGCCCTGTACAACGACTTGGTCACGCTGCACGGTGACCTGATCAAGTACGGCAGTGACATGGAAGACGCGGGCGGCGTGCTCAAGGTGGCGTGGGAGGGCAACGTGGCCCACGCCAGCTTCAAGACGGTCTACGACGCGTGGCACACCGAGTACGGCGACACGCTCACCTCGCTGAACAATGTCGCGGCGGCCGTGGAGAACTCGCTGCACCGCGCGCTCGGCACCGACGGCAAGATCGGCGACGGCTTCGGCGCCTGA